The genomic region CAGGTCACCTTGTCTTATCGACCGTCCACACGAAGGATACGATAGGTGCCATTTATCGGTTAATAGAGTTAGGAATTCCGATCCATGATCTAAAGCAAACAGTCATCGGAATTGCTTCTCAACGTCTAGTGGAACTTACTTGCCCTTATTGTGGAGAAGCATGCCATTCATTTTGTAGAAAGCAGAGACAGCGGCGTCGTTTAGCTGTTTATGAGATATTAAGCGAAACGTCTCTGACTAGTGTATTTGCATATGTAGAGGGCGATAAACAAGCACCGCGATTTCCGAGGTTGTCTAATCGTCTAGAGAAAGGAATCGCATTAGGGTACATCGCGGCAGGGTCTTATGATCAATGGATTGGTGATGCTAATGAGACGTGATAAATGGCCTCATAAACAAAAAGCAGAGTTTCTAAAACGCCTTGGACTTTATATGAAACAAGGGTATTCTGTCTCTGCTGGTATTGAGATGCTCTCCTATTACGAGACAAGGGAAGTAAAAGAGAAGTTAGATAACTTATTAAAGAACCTTCGTGAAGGATCAACGATTCATGAAGCATTAATTGAACTCAGGTTCCCAAAGGATATCCTTGGCTACCTTTACTTCTCCGAAAAATATGGCGATTTAGCTGAGGGACTCTCTGAAGCTGGATTGATCCTGCAAAAAAGAGAGGCTATAAAAGCAAAGTTGCAAAAAGTCTTTCGTTACCCATTATTACTACTATGGATGTTAATAGTGATTTCGATAGTTATGTTGAACTACTTATTCCCACATTTTCAATCGTTATTTGCCTCAATGGATATGGAATACCCATTAATTACTGTTTTATTTTTACAGATGATTGATTTACTCCCACTTTTTTTATTGCTCCTATTTATTTTTATTCTCAT from Desertibacillus haloalkaliphilus harbors:
- the comGB gene encoding competence type IV pilus assembly protein ComGB, yielding MINGLVMLMRRDKWPHKQKAEFLKRLGLYMKQGYSVSAGIEMLSYYETREVKEKLDNLLKNLREGSTIHEALIELRFPKDILGYLYFSEKYGDLAEGLSEAGLILQKREAIKAKLQKVFRYPLLLLWMLIVISIVMLNYLFPHFQSLFASMDMEYPLITVLFLQMIDLLPLFLLLLFIFILISLIVYFTHFRRYTPQKKLGLLLKVPILNDFLSLSLTYYFTFQLSGLLKGGMSIFDALTVFEEQDHLPFFQIEASELKRDLQSGEEFSDALSTRHYFRKELPLVIKHGQLQGNLVLDLASYSELLLSTMESKVKKYFMFIQPVLFLLIGSVVLFMFLSIMIPMFQLMGSLG